In Actinoplanes derwentensis, the following proteins share a genomic window:
- a CDS encoding aminoglycoside N(3)-acetyltransferase, producing MTQDLPHTTATLATDLRNLGLTGGDVVLVHSAVAAIGFVAGHVQAVAEALLTVLGPHGTLIVPTHTPNNTDPATWERPPVPETWWPVIREQSPGFDPQRTPSRWMGALSETIRTWPGTLRSTHPETSFAAIGPLAATITADHPLHDGLGDRSPLGALYRADGKVLLLGCDHANNTSLHLAECRQPDPPAEPHGAAVRNPDGTSTWHTWTSPVADETDFDDIGRAYEKTGPVTTGRVGNATTRLMPQRALVDFATTWITQNRTT from the coding sequence GTGACACAAGACCTGCCACACACCACCGCCACCCTCGCCACCGACCTGCGCAACCTCGGCCTGACCGGCGGCGACGTCGTCCTCGTGCACTCCGCGGTCGCCGCCATCGGATTCGTCGCCGGGCACGTCCAAGCCGTCGCCGAAGCCCTCCTCACCGTCCTCGGACCCCACGGCACCCTCATCGTGCCGACCCACACCCCGAACAACACCGACCCCGCCACCTGGGAACGCCCACCCGTCCCCGAAACCTGGTGGCCCGTGATCCGCGAACAATCCCCCGGCTTCGACCCACAACGCACCCCCAGCCGCTGGATGGGAGCCCTCTCCGAAACCATCCGCACCTGGCCCGGAACCCTGCGCAGCACCCACCCGGAAACCTCGTTCGCCGCCATCGGCCCCCTCGCCGCCACCATCACCGCCGACCACCCCCTGCACGACGGACTCGGCGACCGCTCACCCCTCGGCGCCCTCTACCGCGCCGACGGCAAAGTCCTGCTCCTCGGCTGCGACCACGCCAACAACACCTCGCTACACCTCGCCGAATGCCGCCAACCCGACCCACCGGCCGAACCCCACGGCGCCGCCGTCCGCAACCCCGACGGCACCAGCACCTGGCACACCTGGACATCCCCGGTCGCCGACGAAACCGACTTCGACGACATCGGCCGCGCCTACGAGAAAACCGGCCCCGTCACCACCGGCCGCGTCGGCAACGCCACAACCCGCCTGATGCCCCAACGCGCCCTGGTCGACTTCGCCACCACCTGGATCACCCAGAACCGCACCACCTGA
- a CDS encoding sensor histidine kinase, which yields MPRSRQVVFDVVLAVTVAAVDTIVVVRHWHLDDGYSRVLLVVQALVQVALVWRRQVPELLLGALGVVALLQWVPQVVVPGYLWPADVEPVWVVTPIGSAFAIYATIVYGRRTRLGWVLFALVTLLAVRLWQPHVTVVTLGLVMTVMPALFGLWSASRRRLLSALAERAERAERERFLLAGQARAQERARLAREMHDVVTHRVTLMVLQAGALGVSASDGATRRAAEELRASGCQALEELRELVGVLRSPAGEQEQEPVRREPLPVVLPDLSELVAESRSVGVAVEVAVRGDPVVVAPVVGRTAYRVVQEALTNVRKHAPGASVLVEVEWSADRVRVWVTDSGPVAGVDRVLAGAGSGSGLIGLRQRVELVHGELDCGVRPGGGFQVAVTLPLVVPVVVCGR from the coding sequence ATGCCGCGTTCTCGTCAGGTTGTGTTCGATGTGGTGCTGGCGGTGACGGTGGCGGCGGTCGACACGATCGTGGTGGTCCGGCATTGGCATCTCGACGACGGCTACAGCCGGGTGCTGCTGGTGGTGCAGGCGCTGGTGCAGGTCGCTCTGGTGTGGCGGCGGCAGGTGCCGGAGCTGTTGCTCGGGGCTCTCGGTGTGGTGGCGTTGCTGCAGTGGGTGCCGCAGGTGGTGGTGCCGGGTTACCTCTGGCCGGCGGATGTCGAGCCGGTGTGGGTGGTGACGCCGATCGGCAGTGCTTTCGCGATCTACGCGACCATCGTGTACGGGCGGCGTACCCGTCTCGGGTGGGTGTTGTTCGCCCTGGTCACGTTGTTGGCGGTGCGGCTGTGGCAGCCGCATGTGACGGTGGTGACGCTGGGGCTGGTGATGACGGTGATGCCGGCGTTGTTCGGGTTGTGGTCGGCGAGCCGGCGGCGGTTGCTGTCGGCGCTGGCGGAGCGGGCCGAGCGGGCCGAGCGGGAGCGGTTTCTGCTCGCGGGGCAGGCGCGTGCGCAGGAGCGGGCGCGGTTGGCGCGGGAGATGCATGACGTGGTGACGCATCGGGTGACGTTGATGGTGTTGCAGGCGGGTGCGCTGGGGGTGTCGGCTTCGGACGGGGCGACGCGGCGGGCGGCGGAGGAGTTGCGGGCGTCGGGTTGTCAGGCGTTGGAGGAGTTGCGGGAACTGGTCGGGGTGTTGCGGTCGCCGGCGGGGGAGCAGGAGCAGGAGCCGGTGCGGCGGGAGCCGTTGCCGGTGGTGTTGCCGGATCTGTCGGAGTTGGTGGCGGAGTCGCGGTCGGTGGGGGTGGCGGTGGAGGTGGCGGTGCGGGGGGATCCGGTGGTGGTGGCGCCGGTGGTGGGGCGGACTGCCTACCGGGTGGTTCAGGAGGCGCTGACGAATGTGCGCAAGCATGCTCCGGGGGCGTCGGTGCTGGTGGAGGTGGAGTGGAGCGCTGATCGGGTGCGGGTGTGGGTGACCGACAGCGGGCCGGTTGCCGGTGTTGATCGGGTGCTGGCCGGGGCGGGGTCGGGCAGTGGGTTGATCGGGCTGCGGCAGCGGGTGGAGTTGGTGCACGGTGAGCTGGATTGTGGTGTGCGGCCCGGGGGTGGGTTTCAGGTGGCGGTGACGTTGCCGTTGGTGGTTCCGGTTGTGGTGTGTGGCCGGTGA
- the fxsT gene encoding FxSxx-COOH system tetratricopeptide repeat protein — MPIALPGPDALPEGPRRDLVVRLHTLYRQAGRPATRNISRRIETDRSLETVSHETINSILRAKNKNAPTWNKLKPIIITLCRMSENQVDSSRELVECLALWNQIEEPQSEPETVPERDAGAPDNERPVVVRPVPRRYAVVPVESRLHGALPARSPLFTGREQTLDEIEHRLSRSPEALLVLHGPIGAGKTQTAAEYVRQHHNAYAITWWVPAGTVEQARQSLLRLADALEIPADDSPRRRLDELFDELARSRSYLLVFDGVLSADLRTLARAKNGHVIVTARNPNWAQGSPPDALEIPDLDEGEAAQLLRKRDPRITVAQIAAVAAVAGRTPFGLAEACRLHRELNCDWAELAQRLADPENRILTGPGRTSRPAIETVRSVLQERLASEPYLLPLLTLLLGFGPSPVWVWMLRRGMDGDISPGTRHLLADPARIRHGMATLAAIGLARRHPDGDWARIPELVRLVLRELIGSSREDATRRDVVEILLRADPARPADRGSWELHQAITAHLGPAGLLDSMRPPAYRTVHHQLRFLYLTGKLHDAQRLGHDAEKALARPGAPVPASGVVLLIKRDLANALRADGRYREASRLTEAATALVRDDPEDTEDRAIVLDLARDRGHDLRIAGDYANAYDHDEDTQERHRAAFADDDPRLLASRDNLSVSRRFLGKYLDAEAADRADLERPGDHPRRRARVANALAEDLYGLGRFAELVESVAPITVSEPGREPHRARRITGVALRRLGRLLPAVDQLGACYQACMDQWGERHELTLVVCMSFANALRARGQFASALHYCLLAEQGYRSALGADHPLVHVARVNTAAVHLIRDDRAAAAQIINPAYDALAGLVGAGHPFTVLAGVNRAFAASISEPEPVWSWPRTAYEQARDTFGADHLDTLLAGAGFAATRAARDEEDGLAPGLDQILSALRRRFGSGHEVVARVAGGLPLAVDIEVPTA; from the coding sequence GTGCCCATCGCCTTGCCAGGCCCGGACGCACTGCCCGAGGGCCCTCGCCGTGACCTGGTGGTCCGGCTGCACACGCTGTACCGGCAGGCGGGCCGCCCGGCCACCCGGAACATCAGCAGGCGCATCGAGACCGACCGGTCACTGGAGACCGTCTCCCACGAGACGATCAATTCGATTCTGCGGGCCAAGAACAAGAATGCGCCGACCTGGAACAAACTGAAACCGATCATCATAACCCTGTGCCGGATGTCGGAGAATCAGGTCGACAGCAGTCGGGAACTCGTCGAATGCCTCGCCCTGTGGAACCAGATCGAGGAACCACAAAGCGAACCGGAAACCGTTCCGGAACGCGACGCCGGCGCACCGGACAACGAACGGCCGGTCGTGGTCCGGCCGGTGCCGCGCCGGTACGCCGTCGTCCCGGTCGAGTCCCGCTTGCACGGTGCCCTGCCGGCCCGGTCGCCGCTGTTCACCGGCCGGGAACAGACCCTCGACGAGATCGAGCACCGGCTGAGCCGGTCTCCGGAGGCCCTGCTGGTGCTGCACGGCCCGATCGGCGCCGGAAAGACCCAGACGGCGGCGGAGTACGTGCGGCAGCACCACAACGCCTACGCGATCACCTGGTGGGTGCCGGCCGGAACCGTGGAGCAGGCCCGGCAGTCCCTGCTGAGACTCGCCGACGCCCTGGAGATCCCGGCTGACGACAGCCCTCGCCGCCGCCTCGACGAACTGTTCGACGAGCTGGCCCGGTCCCGGTCGTACCTGCTGGTCTTCGACGGTGTCCTCAGCGCCGATCTGCGGACCCTGGCCCGCGCGAAGAACGGCCATGTCATCGTGACCGCCCGTAACCCGAACTGGGCGCAGGGCAGCCCGCCCGACGCGCTGGAGATCCCCGATCTCGACGAGGGCGAGGCGGCGCAGCTGCTGCGCAAACGGGACCCGCGCATCACCGTGGCGCAGATCGCCGCGGTTGCCGCGGTGGCCGGGCGGACACCGTTCGGGTTGGCCGAGGCCTGCCGGCTGCACCGTGAGCTGAACTGTGACTGGGCGGAACTGGCGCAACGGCTCGCGGACCCGGAGAACCGGATCCTGACCGGGCCGGGCCGGACCTCGCGACCGGCGATCGAGACGGTGCGGTCGGTTCTGCAGGAGCGGCTGGCCTCCGAACCGTACCTGCTGCCGCTTCTGACCTTGCTCCTCGGTTTCGGCCCGAGCCCGGTCTGGGTGTGGATGCTGCGCCGCGGGATGGACGGTGACATCTCGCCCGGCACCCGGCACCTGCTCGCCGACCCGGCCCGGATCCGGCACGGGATGGCCACGCTGGCCGCGATCGGGCTGGCCCGGCGGCATCCCGACGGCGACTGGGCGCGGATCCCGGAGCTCGTCCGCCTGGTGCTGCGCGAACTGATCGGATCGTCGCGCGAGGACGCCACCCGGCGTGACGTGGTGGAGATCCTGTTGCGCGCGGACCCGGCGCGGCCCGCCGATCGCGGGTCCTGGGAACTCCACCAGGCGATCACCGCGCATCTGGGGCCGGCGGGGCTGCTCGACTCGATGCGCCCGCCCGCATACCGGACCGTCCACCACCAGCTCCGGTTCCTGTACCTGACCGGGAAGCTGCACGACGCCCAGCGCCTCGGCCACGACGCCGAAAAGGCCCTGGCCCGGCCGGGCGCACCGGTGCCCGCCTCCGGGGTGGTACTGCTGATCAAGCGGGACCTGGCGAACGCGTTGCGCGCCGACGGCCGTTACCGGGAGGCGAGCCGGCTGACCGAGGCCGCGACGGCGCTGGTCCGCGACGATCCGGAGGACACCGAGGATCGCGCGATCGTGCTGGATCTGGCCCGCGACCGGGGTCACGATCTGCGGATCGCGGGAGACTACGCGAATGCCTACGACCACGACGAGGACACTCAGGAGCGGCACCGGGCCGCGTTCGCCGACGACGACCCGCGGCTGCTGGCCAGCCGGGACAACCTGTCGGTGAGCCGGCGATTCCTCGGCAAGTATCTGGACGCCGAGGCGGCGGATCGCGCCGATCTCGAACGGCCGGGTGACCATCCGCGCCGGCGGGCGCGCGTGGCGAACGCCCTCGCCGAGGACCTGTACGGGCTGGGCCGGTTCGCGGAGCTGGTGGAGTCGGTCGCCCCGATCACGGTGAGCGAGCCGGGGCGGGAACCGCATCGCGCCCGGCGGATCACCGGGGTCGCCCTGCGCCGGCTGGGCCGGCTGCTGCCGGCCGTCGACCAGCTCGGCGCCTGCTATCAGGCGTGCATGGATCAGTGGGGTGAACGCCACGAGCTGACCCTCGTGGTCTGCATGAGCTTCGCGAACGCGCTGCGCGCCCGGGGTCAGTTCGCCAGCGCCCTGCACTACTGCCTGCTCGCCGAGCAGGGCTACCGGTCGGCGCTGGGCGCGGACCACCCGCTGGTCCACGTGGCACGAGTGAACACGGCCGCGGTGCACCTGATCCGCGACGACCGGGCGGCCGCCGCGCAGATCATCAACCCGGCGTACGACGCCCTGGCCGGACTGGTCGGGGCCGGGCATCCGTTCACGGTGCTGGCCGGGGTGAACCGGGCGTTCGCCGCGTCGATCAGCGAGCCGGAGCCGGTCTGGTCCTGGCCGCGGACCGCGTACGAGCAGGCACGCGACACGTTCGGCGCGGATCACCTCGACACCCTGCTGGCAGGGGCCGGTTTCGCCGCGACACGGGCGGCCCGGGACGAGGAGGACGGGCTCGCACCGGGGCTCGATCAGATCCTGTCAGCGCTGCGGCGCCGGTTCGGTTCCGGCCATGAGGTGGTGGCCCGGGTGGCGGGTGGGCTGCCGTTGGCGGTCGACATCGAAGTGCCGACGGCCTGA
- a CDS encoding FxsB family cyclophane-forming radical SAM/SPASM peptide maturase, whose product MHERAAPWPYQQLDVGALRAAGRQPVPVRELVLKVHQRCNLACDYCYVYEMADQSWRDRPRTMPDEIRDAALSRFAEHARRHALTDVRIVLHGGEPLLYGAGRLGELVGVARRAFAPDVRVTFGMQTNGVLLTEAVVATLVEHGIAAGVSVDGTAADHDRHRKTPSGRGSFAAVARGLALLRRPENRVAYAGLLCTVDPATDPIGCYEQLMSFAPPAIDLLLPHANWANPPMRPAGSPTPYADWLIVIFDRWYGDQAPARIRLFDDTISLVLGGASRSEQIGLSPAGMLVIESDGAIEQVDALKSAYPGACATGLHVLRDGFDAALEHPGVVARQIGRDALAGECLACPAVAFCGGGHYAHRYRPGTGFRAPSVHCPDLLKFIRHVYDRVAAELRAPAGSRP is encoded by the coding sequence GTGCACGAGCGGGCCGCTCCATGGCCGTACCAGCAGCTAGATGTCGGGGCGCTCCGCGCCGCGGGCCGTCAGCCGGTCCCGGTGCGCGAGCTGGTGCTGAAGGTCCACCAGCGCTGCAATCTGGCCTGCGACTACTGCTATGTGTACGAGATGGCCGATCAGAGCTGGCGGGACCGGCCCCGCACGATGCCCGACGAGATCCGGGACGCGGCCCTGTCCCGGTTCGCCGAACATGCCCGGCGGCACGCGCTCACCGACGTCCGCATCGTGCTGCACGGTGGTGAGCCTCTGCTCTACGGTGCCGGCCGTCTCGGGGAACTCGTCGGCGTCGCCCGGCGGGCCTTCGCGCCGGACGTCCGGGTCACGTTCGGGATGCAGACCAACGGGGTGCTGCTGACCGAGGCGGTGGTGGCGACCCTGGTCGAGCACGGTATCGCCGCGGGTGTCAGTGTCGACGGGACCGCCGCCGACCACGACCGGCACCGGAAGACCCCGTCCGGGCGGGGCAGTTTCGCGGCCGTCGCCCGCGGCCTGGCGTTGTTGCGGCGCCCGGAGAACCGGGTGGCGTACGCGGGCCTGCTCTGCACCGTCGACCCGGCCACCGATCCGATCGGCTGCTACGAGCAGTTGATGAGCTTCGCACCGCCGGCGATCGACCTGCTGCTGCCCCATGCGAACTGGGCGAACCCGCCGATGCGCCCGGCCGGCTCGCCGACCCCGTACGCGGACTGGTTGATCGTGATCTTCGATCGTTGGTACGGCGACCAGGCCCCGGCCCGGATCCGGCTGTTCGACGACACGATCAGCCTGGTCCTCGGCGGGGCCAGCCGGTCCGAACAGATCGGGCTCAGTCCCGCCGGGATGCTGGTGATCGAGTCCGACGGGGCGATCGAGCAGGTCGACGCCCTGAAGAGCGCCTACCCGGGGGCCTGCGCCACCGGGCTGCACGTGCTGCGCGACGGGTTCGACGCGGCGCTGGAACATCCCGGCGTGGTGGCCCGGCAGATCGGCCGGGACGCGCTGGCCGGCGAGTGCCTGGCCTGCCCGGCCGTCGCGTTCTGCGGCGGCGGCCACTACGCCCACCGGTACCGCCCCGGCACCGGCTTCCGGGCACCGTCCGTGCACTGCCCCGACCTGCTGAAGTTCATCCGTCACGTCTATGACCGGGTCGCCGCCGAGTTGCGGGCACCGGCCGGGAGCCGTCCATGA
- a CDS encoding response regulator, with protein sequence MIRVVVVDDEPMVCAHLRTILGAASDIRVVGQAFDGAEAVEAVIRHRPDVVLLDLRMPGVDGLAALGRIAGLVHRPAVVVLTTFDADEYVLRALRAGAAGFLVKSTRPEDLIGLVRVAADGHTVLSAEATRGLVAAAGREEAGRSRARQSLGGLTQREVEVLTCLGEGLPNAGIGVRIGVTEATVKGHVSRLLVKLDCANRTQAGLLAREAGLAG encoded by the coding sequence GTGATCCGGGTTGTGGTGGTGGACGACGAGCCGATGGTCTGTGCTCATCTGCGGACGATTCTGGGTGCGGCTTCGGATATTCGGGTGGTGGGGCAGGCGTTCGACGGGGCTGAGGCGGTGGAGGCGGTCATTCGGCATCGGCCGGATGTGGTGTTGTTGGATCTGCGGATGCCGGGGGTGGACGGGCTGGCGGCGCTTGGGCGGATCGCTGGTCTGGTGCATCGGCCGGCGGTGGTGGTGCTGACCACTTTCGACGCGGATGAGTATGTGTTGCGGGCGTTGCGGGCGGGGGCGGCCGGGTTTCTGGTGAAGTCGACGCGGCCGGAGGATCTGATCGGGCTGGTGCGGGTGGCGGCCGATGGGCACACGGTGTTGTCGGCGGAGGCGACTCGTGGGCTGGTGGCCGCGGCGGGGCGGGAGGAGGCCGGCCGGAGCCGGGCGCGGCAGTCGCTGGGTGGGTTGACGCAGCGGGAGGTCGAGGTGTTGACCTGTTTGGGTGAGGGGTTGCCGAACGCGGGGATCGGGGTGCGGATCGGTGTCACCGAGGCGACGGTGAAGGGGCATGTGTCACGGTTGCTGGTGAAGTTGGACTGTGCGAACCGGACGCAGGCCGGGTTGCTGGCCCGGGAGGCCGGGCTGGCGGGGTGA
- a CDS encoding HEXXH motif domain-containing protein, whose translation MISLLHLTTAAFDRLATGDGGPAAIGELQRAQVSKHLLLIRYLLEQFPDGGAELAGLLERARTADPHRFARVVGDPLVGGWTAIACRAATRGVLAGTDRDHLAAITIVAAAAAGIDATLDIPVHGGLAVLPGWGAVEAGAAATMPVTAASGRLITAGPVLPLRTLTAEAAGVPVRLTLDDLHPYRHGYEDPPLNRLAEADVAVWRDLFARAWELLAGHLPERAVEMTAGLRTLVPLAQLDARSARSATLRHAFGVFGLTVPPTPHDFAVTLVHEFQHSKLSALLDLAVLTDPADDRRYFAPWRTDPRPLPGLLQGVYAFVGVADTWRALRGTVDVATARFAEARLQVDRGLTAIEESGSLTADGERFAAGLRQTADRLLATVLPAAADDAARARLARTFALWREHNRV comes from the coding sequence ATGATCAGCCTTCTGCATCTCACCACCGCGGCGTTCGACCGGCTCGCCACCGGCGACGGCGGACCGGCCGCGATCGGCGAACTCCAGCGGGCGCAGGTCAGCAAACATCTGCTGCTGATCCGCTACCTGCTGGAACAATTCCCGGACGGCGGCGCCGAACTGGCGGGCCTGCTCGAACGGGCGCGGACCGCCGACCCGCACCGGTTCGCCAGGGTCGTCGGGGATCCGCTCGTCGGCGGCTGGACCGCCATCGCCTGCCGGGCCGCCACCCGGGGTGTGCTGGCCGGCACGGACCGCGACCACCTGGCCGCGATCACCATCGTGGCGGCGGCCGCGGCGGGCATCGACGCCACCCTCGACATCCCGGTCCACGGCGGCCTGGCCGTGCTGCCCGGATGGGGCGCCGTCGAAGCCGGTGCCGCGGCCACCATGCCGGTCACCGCCGCGAGCGGCCGGCTGATCACCGCCGGGCCGGTGCTGCCGCTGCGGACCCTGACCGCCGAGGCCGCGGGTGTCCCGGTCCGCCTGACCCTCGACGACCTGCACCCCTACCGGCACGGTTACGAGGATCCGCCGCTCAACCGGCTGGCGGAGGCCGACGTCGCCGTCTGGCGGGACCTGTTCGCGCGGGCTTGGGAACTGCTCGCCGGGCATCTGCCGGAACGGGCCGTGGAGATGACAGCCGGACTGCGCACCCTGGTACCGCTGGCACAACTCGACGCCCGGTCGGCGCGCAGCGCCACACTCCGGCACGCGTTCGGCGTGTTCGGGCTGACCGTGCCGCCCACCCCGCACGACTTCGCGGTCACGCTGGTGCACGAGTTCCAGCACTCCAAACTCAGCGCGCTGCTGGACCTGGCGGTGCTGACCGACCCGGCCGACGACCGCCGCTACTTCGCGCCGTGGCGCACCGACCCGCGGCCCCTGCCCGGACTACTGCAGGGCGTGTACGCGTTCGTCGGGGTCGCCGACACGTGGCGGGCGTTGCGGGGCACGGTCGACGTCGCGACCGCCCGGTTCGCCGAGGCCCGTCTGCAGGTCGACCGGGGGCTGACCGCGATCGAGGAGTCCGGGTCGCTGACCGCCGACGGCGAACGGTTCGCGGCCGGTCTGCGGCAGACCGCCGACCGGCTGCTGGCCACTGTCCTGCCGGCCGCCGCCGACGACGCGGCCCGGGCCCGGCTGGCCCGGACGTTCGCCCTGTGGCGCGAACACAACCGGGTCTGA
- a CDS encoding DUF418 domain-containing protein, with translation MTTTHRIPVLDVLRGTAILGTLGTNIWIFTDPRGPSGSLITDTAGVTETLLRTLSNGKFLALLTLLFGIGLELQYRSARRRGHRWPGWYLWRAVLLLAEGALHYLLIFEWDVLMAYALVSILVAGIVGRSDRAVRTCMAAAALLHLTLIGLLTLAGVDGGDTTGRYPSGYAEQVTGRIHDFWIYRSESILIIPLTVLLFLAGSRLLRAGVLTTDPAGTRLRRHLTITGLGVGVPLNLLTAFGGPRWFFVDRYVCAPLVALGLLAALTSLLMRTSGSPRLAAVGRTALSCYVLQNLICAILCYGWGLGLAGRFADLRPWWPPLAWAAVSALLITAAGWWLRRFDRGPLETAWHWAWRLPQRTPTPANP, from the coding sequence ATGACCACCACCCACCGGATCCCAGTCCTCGACGTACTCCGCGGAACAGCCATCCTCGGCACCCTCGGCACCAACATCTGGATCTTCACCGACCCCCGAGGACCATCCGGATCACTGATCACCGACACCGCCGGAGTCACCGAAACCCTGCTGCGCACCCTCAGCAACGGCAAGTTCCTCGCCCTGCTCACCCTCCTGTTCGGCATCGGACTGGAACTCCAATACCGCTCCGCCCGCCGACGCGGCCACCGATGGCCCGGCTGGTACCTGTGGCGAGCCGTACTCCTACTCGCCGAAGGAGCACTGCACTACCTACTGATCTTCGAATGGGACGTCCTGATGGCGTACGCCCTGGTCTCGATCCTCGTCGCCGGCATCGTGGGCCGCAGCGACCGCGCGGTCCGCACCTGCATGGCCGCCGCCGCACTCCTGCACCTGACACTCATCGGCCTGCTGACCCTGGCCGGCGTCGACGGCGGCGACACGACCGGCCGATACCCGAGCGGCTACGCCGAACAGGTCACCGGCCGCATCCACGACTTCTGGATCTACCGCTCCGAATCCATCCTGATCATCCCGCTCACCGTCCTGCTGTTCCTGGCCGGTTCCCGCCTGCTGCGCGCCGGAGTCCTCACCACCGACCCGGCCGGCACCCGGCTGCGCCGCCACCTGACCATCACCGGCCTGGGCGTCGGCGTCCCCCTGAACCTGCTCACCGCGTTCGGCGGCCCCCGCTGGTTCTTCGTCGACCGCTACGTGTGCGCACCCCTGGTCGCCCTCGGCCTGCTCGCCGCCCTGACCAGCCTGCTGATGAGAACCTCCGGCAGCCCCCGCCTCGCCGCCGTCGGCCGCACCGCCCTGTCCTGCTATGTCCTGCAGAACCTGATCTGCGCGATCCTCTGCTACGGCTGGGGCCTCGGCCTCGCCGGCCGCTTCGCCGACCTGCGCCCCTGGTGGCCACCGCTGGCCTGGGCCGCGGTGTCGGCGCTACTGATCACGGCAGCCGGCTGGTGGCTGCGCCGCTTCGACCGCGGCCCCCTCGAAACGGCCTGGCACTGGGCCTGGCGACTCCCCCAGCGCACCCCCACACCGGCAAACCCTTAA
- a CDS encoding DUF4760 domain-containing protein yields MEVQILLAVIAVAVSLAALTVSTLVSLRQLRSMQTANHVPFAIEMLTRDFGHREFQRLERLTLDQLPQHDPNGGVSGLPEPLQSQCRQVINFYDSIGIMVCDGAIREELVLATINYRLRRIWNIAGPFIRAEREHHRKGPFLDFLEHITARAHDTDPSEIAHRLGLHKMPTDTSTATPQETRDTENP; encoded by the coding sequence ATGGAAGTGCAGATTCTCCTTGCCGTCATCGCCGTCGCGGTATCACTGGCGGCACTCACCGTCTCCACGCTGGTGTCACTGCGCCAGCTCCGATCGATGCAGACCGCCAACCACGTGCCATTCGCCATCGAGATGCTCACCCGCGACTTCGGCCACCGCGAATTCCAGCGCCTCGAACGACTCACCCTGGACCAACTGCCCCAGCACGACCCCAACGGCGGTGTCTCCGGACTACCCGAACCACTGCAATCACAATGCCGTCAGGTCATCAACTTCTACGACTCGATCGGCATCATGGTCTGCGACGGCGCCATCCGGGAAGAACTCGTACTAGCCACGATCAACTACCGGCTCAGACGCATCTGGAACATCGCCGGACCATTCATCCGGGCAGAACGCGAACACCACCGGAAAGGACCCTTCCTGGACTTCCTCGAACACATCACCGCCCGAGCCCACGACACGGACCCGTCCGAAATCGCCCACCGACTTGGCCTCCACAAAATGCCCACCGACACATCGACGGCAACACCCCAGGAAACCCGCGACACCGAAAACCCATGA